The following DNA comes from Bos indicus isolate NIAB-ARS_2022 breed Sahiwal x Tharparkar chromosome 3, NIAB-ARS_B.indTharparkar_mat_pri_1.0, whole genome shotgun sequence.
aaactactgtaaaaataagaccgataactggaacaggaggcttaaatccaaaccctgactccagggaactcctgactctaaggaacattaattgacaggagctcatcaaacgcctccataccgacactaaaaccaagcaccacacaagggccaacaagttccagggcaagacataccaagcaaattctccagcaacaaggaacacagccctgagctccaagatacaggcagcccaaagtcaccccaaaaccatagacatcccataactcattactggacatttcattgcactctagagagaagaaatacagctcccccaccagaacaccgacacaagcttccctaaccaagaaaccttgacaaaccacctgtacaaacccacacagagcaaggaaacgccacaataaagagaactccacaaactgccagaatacaaaaaagacaccccaaactcagcaatttaaacaagatgaagagacagagaaatacccagcagataaaggaacaggataaatgcccaccaaaccaaacaaaagaggaagagatagggaatctacctgataaagtattccgaataatgatagtgaaattgatccaaaatcttgaagtcaaaatggaatcacagataaatagcctggagacaaagattgagaagatgcaagaaaggtttaacaaggacctagaagaaataaaatagagtcaatatataatgaataatgcaataaatgaaattaaaaacactctggaagcaaaaaagagtagaaaaacagaggcagaagataggattagtgaattagaagatagaattgtagaaataaatgaatcagagaggataaaagaaaaacgaattaaaagaaatgaggacaatctcagagacctccaggacaatattaaacactacaacattcgaatcataggggtcccagaagaagaagacaaaaagaaagaccatgagaaaatacttgaagagataattgttgaaaacttccctaaaatggggaaggaaataatcacccaagtccaagaaacccagagagtcccaaacaggataaacccaaggcaaaacaccccaagacacatattaatcgaattaacaaagatcaaacacaaagaacaaatattaaaagcagcaagggaaaaacaacaaataacacacaagggaattcccataagcataacagctgatctttcaatagaaactcttcaagccaggagggaatggcaagacatacttaaagtgatgaaagaaaataacctacagcccagattattgtacccagaaaggatctcattcaaatatgaaggagaaatcaaaagcttttcagacaagcaaaagctgagagaattcagcaccatcaaaccagctctccaacaaatactaaaggatattctctagacaggaaacacaaaaacggtgtataaaatTGAACCCAAAAccataaaggaaatggcaacaggatcatactaatcagtaattaccttaaatgtaaatgggttgaatgccccaaccaaaagacaaagactggctgaatggatacaaaaacaagacccctacatatgttgtctacaagagacccacctcaaaacaggggacacatacatactgagagtgaagggctggaaaaaaattttccatgcaaatagggaccaaaagaaagcaggagtagcaatactcatatcagataaaatagactttaaaacaaaggctgtgaagagacaaagatggtcactacataatgatcaaaggatcaatccaagaagaagatataacaattataaacatatatgcacccaacacgggagcgccacaatatgtaagacaaatgctaacaaatatgaaaggagaaattaacaataacacaataataatgggagactttaataccccactcacacctatggatagatcaactaaacagaaaattaacaaggaaacacaaactttaaacgatacaatagaccagttagacctaattaatatctataggacatttcatcccaaaactatgaatttcacctttttctcaagcgcacatggaaccttctccaggatagatcacatcctaggcaataaatctagccttggtaaattcaaaaaaagagaaatcattccaagcatctttttctgaccacaatgcagtaagattagatctcaattacaggagaaaaactattaaaaattccaacatatggaggctgaacaacacgctgctgaataaccaacaaattacagaagaaataaaaaaagaaaccaaaatttgcatagaaactgatgaaaatgaaaacacaacaacccaaaacctatgggacactttaaaagcagtcctaaggggaaagttcatagcaatacaggcatacctcaagaaacaagaaaaaagtcaaataaataacctaaccctacacctaaagcaactagaaaaggaataaatgaagaaccccagggttagtagaaggaaagaaatcttaaaaattagggctgaaataaatgcaaaagaaacaaaagagaccatagcaaaaatcaacaaagccaaaagctggttctttgaaaggataaataaaattgacaaaccattagccagactcatgaagaaacaaagggagaaaaatcaaatcaataaaattagaaatgaaaatggagagatcacagcagacaacacagaaatacaaacgatcataagagactactatcaacaattatatgccaataaaatggacaacgtggaagaaatggacaaactcttagaaaactacaactttccaaaactcgaccaggaagaaatagaaaatcttaacagacccatcacaagcacggaaattgaaactgtaatcagaaatcttccagcaaacaaaagcccaggtccagacggcttcacagctgaattctaccaaaaatttagagaagagttaacacccatcctactcaaactcttccagaaaattgcagaggaaggtaaacttccaaactcattctatgaggccaccatcaccttaataccaaaacctgacaaagatcccacaaaaaaagaaaactacaggccaatatcactgatgaacacagatgcaaaaatccttaacaaaattctagcaatcagaatccaacaacacattaaaaagatcatacaccatgaccaagtgggctttatcccagggatgcaaggattcttcaatatctgcaaatcaatcaatgtaatacaccacattaacaaattgaaaaataaaagccatatgattatctcaatagatgcagagaaagcctttgacaaaattcaacatccatttatgataaatactctccagaaagcaggaatagaaggaacatacctcaacataataaaagctatatatgacaaatccacagcaaacatgatcctcaatggtgaaaaatagaaagcatttcctctaaagtcaggaacaagacaagggtgcccactttcaccattactattcaacatagttttggaagttttggccacagcaatcagagcagaaaaagaaataaaaggaatccaaattggaaaagaagaaatataactctcactatttgcagatgacatgatcctctacatagaaaaccctaaagaccaccagaaaattactagaactaatcagtgattatagtaaagttgcaagatataaaatcaacacacagaaatcccttgcattcctatatactaataatgagaaaacagaaagaaaaattaaggaaacaatcccattcaccactgcaatgaaaagaataaaatatttaggaatatatctacctaaagaaactaaagacccatatatagaaaactataaaacactggtgaaagaaatcaaagaggacactaatagatggagaaatataccatgttcatggattggaagaatcaatatagtgaaaatgagtatactacccaaagcaatttatagattcaatgcaatccccatcaagctaccaatggtattcttcacagagccagaacaaataatttcacaatttgtatggaaatacaaaaaaacctcgaatagccaaagctatcttgagaaagaagaatggaactggaggaatcaacctacctgacttcaggctctattacaaagccacagttatcaagacagtatggtactgtcacaaagacagaaatattgatcaatggaacaaaatagaaagcccagagataaatccacacacatatggacaccttatctttgacaaaggaggcaagaatatataatggattaaagacaatctctttaacaagtggtgctgggaaaactggtcaaccacttgtaaaagaatgaaactagaacactttctaacaccatacacaaaaataaactcaaaatggattaaagatctcaacctaagaccagaaactataaaactcctagaggagaacataggcaaaacactctccgacatacatcacagcaggatcctctatgacccacctcccagaatattggaaataaaagcaaaaataaacaaatgggacctaattaaacttaaaagcttctgcacaacaaaggaaactattagcaaggtgaaaaggcagccttcagaatgggagaaaataatagcaaatgaagcaactgacaaacaactaatctcaaaaatatacaagcaactcctacagctcaactccagaaaaataaatgacccaatcaaaaaatgggccaaagatctaaatagacatttctccaaagaaatcatacagatggctaacaaacacatgaaaagatgctcaacatcactcattatcagagaaatgcaaatcaaaaccactatgaggtaccatttcacgccagtcagaatggctgcgatccaagagtctacaagcaataaatgctggagatggtgtggagaaaagggaaccctcttacactgttggtgggaatgcaaactagtacagccactatggagaacagtgtggagattccttaagaaactggaaatagaactgccttatgatccagcaatcccactgctgggcatacacactgaggaaaccagaagggaaagagacacatgtatcccaatgttcatcacagcactgtttataatagccaggacatggaagcaacctagatgctcatcagcagatgaatggattagaaagcagtggtacatatacacaatggaatattactcagccattaaaaagaatacatttgaatcagttctaatgaggtggatgaaactggaacctattatacagagtgaagtaagccagaaagaaaaacaccaatacagtatactaacacgtatatatgaaatatagacagatggtaacaatagccctatgtatgagacagcaaaagagacactgatgtatagatcagtcttatggactctgtgggagagggagagggtggggagattttggagaacggcattgaaacatgtataatgtcatgtatgaaacaagtcgccagtccaggtttgatgaatgatactggatgcttggggctggtgcactgggacgacccagagggagggtatgggggggtgggggagggaggagggttcaggatggggagcacgggtatacctgtgttggattcatttcaatgtttggcaaaactaatacaatattgtaaagtttaaaaataaaataaatttttttttaaaaagtaaaatatgtcactcttaatattttgataaaatctaatctatttttatttttctgttttggtttgcACTTCTTTGTTCTTTCTAAGAAAACTTGGCTACATTAGCATCACAAACAATTTCTCTTagaagtttcattattttaatgtttatgcTTAGATATATAATCCCTTCTAAGTTAATTTCCTATATGAAAAGTTCTACATTGATTTCTTTACATGAGTATTTTCTGGCATTACTcaatgaaaagatttttcttccttcattgaATTGTCTCAcgcctttgttgaaaatcaattgactaCATCTATGTAGATTGAGACTTCCTTTTAAGTTTTGTTAAACAGTTAGATAGTGGCATTTATTGATATCTAGTTTATCCTTAAGACTAAGCCAtgtttttttgcttctttgttgACCATCTCAAGTTTTCTATGATGTTTTCTGAATCTAGCTAGTTGGATCTCAAACATCTTCCAACTGCAAGTGAGTTATAGGAACTGTGTAACTTAAACTCCTCATAGGTCATTGTTTAATCTTGTAGAGTTTCATATTATGCCTAAGCATTTTAGTATGCAGCTCATTATGAAAATTTACCCATACTggtatttctgaaattcttccTCTAAATTGACCCAACTCCTTGGTATTTTGCACCACAAAGTATAGCTGCTTTAGCCTCCCAAAACTCATTTCACTGTCCTTAGGTCAGCAGTACTACTGTGCTTTCCTTGGATTCTttccataaaatggaaatagtgttaccttggatttcccaggtgatgcaatggtcaaagatctgcctgccaatgcacgagacacaagagacatgggttcaatctctgggtcgggaagattccctgcaataggaaatggcaacccactccagtattcttgcctgaaaaattccatggatagcagagtctggtgggctacagtccatggggtctcaaagaattggacatgactgactgagcacacattgtCTTACCTGCTGAAGTTATTATAGACAAGCTAATGAATAGATAATGATAGCTGCTTAATGAACGTTCAAAAAACTGTTATTAGTATTAGATTTGCAGTATGAAAAATGAGTAGAAAGGAAGGCTTAGTGTTATAGCCCTGCAGCCCTGTAGAGCTCAATTTAAATAATTCTTGCTCCttaatatctttctctttctccacagaAGTCAGATAAACACTGGAACAACAAGACTTCTTCTTTTTATTAGCCCATATCACACATACATCAGTTGAGAACCTTATATTTCTCATAAttagaaatttaaacaaaaaatccatgatttcttctctctttacATAGAACAAAACTCTTGAGTTCTTCAGGAAGAGGAATATTCCTGGAAGGAATAGATGTCTAAGGGCAGTTTGACAAGTCTGAGACACACTGTTTTTGCTACTGGGTGTGAAAATCATGCTACCCCTTATTAATGTTACAGCACCTTGTAATTACCCTCTCTTAGCCTTCGTTGTGTTCTggaattctttctctctccctttctctctctctctccatcgtCCTCTCTAAATACTAAGTTATTTTCAGACAGAGGACAGTATAGTGTTTTAAACTTTCTAAGAATAAGGAAATCACCTGAAACAATTGCAAAATATCCACAGGCTCCATGTCAAATATTTCTAATTCAGAGTATCCTGAACAGAACCCAGCAATAGGCATCTTCACATGCATTTCAGAAGGCTCAAGTCTATGGGGTTCAAAAACTACTATTATCATGTTCTATGCCATCCTCATCTTTGTGAAGTCTTCCTTGTCAAAACAATTATCAAGTACCTGAAacatcaatatttaaaatatactgatttaataaatgaattagtGGTTGTATAGATGAATGtcacattaaaaatgtatttaagagaTGAATCTAGCAGATAGAGAAGtgtagaaaaataatttgtgcTCTCTTAGAATGCAGACATAACTAAGACACATAAAACAGGAGAGATAGAGAAAATATTATCTGGCTTATTCTATTAGAAAacttgaaggagaaaaaggagactacatgaaatttttttttaatggcatttaCTTAATTCTTCAAAAGAGTCCACTTATATCCAGATTCTATAAGGCTAATTAATGATTAAGGGCTTATTAGCAAGTGAAAACTTGagtcaaaataaattatatatgaaaaaaacatAGTATTCAAACTATATATCTTCTATATGAATCAAgtaaagtaaataattattttgatttatttttacaagTTATATTAATGCCGAGAATCCAAAGAAGTAACTCCCTCAAAGGCATTTATCCCCTGGAGTACCCTAACTCTATAAGACCCAAGGATTTGCTGGAGCTTCTGCCATCAGGAACACAGAGCAGCTAAGACTGCATCTGTCCACTTAACTCTAGCTCAGCTAGAAAGCAGAGCTTTCTTTCATCTTTAGAGGCTAATCTTAGTGCCTAGATTTTCCTCCAGTCAGTTCTGGAAAAATATACTGCATGATGTTCTCAcaaatttctccatttctctccttGTTTATACTTTGGTGGGATATACaggataaagaaaactgagattgTGCCAGAACTCTGTAAGTGCTTCATTTGCATTATAGCTGTAGGACAACTCTTTTAGCATCATCTTTTCATCAAACTGTACAAATATACTGGGAATCAAAGAAAGATTCAAAGGCAGAAGGGCTGATGAGAACCATGCAAGTGCAGTGGGTCATAGGATCAGGATCCAGAGAGAAACACAGGGACAGAAACCATACGTGGAAGGCAGAGATCCAGCTGAAGAAAGTACAATCTGAATATGGAGAAAGACtaaagttagaaaaatatttaaaaatataaaacaaaagggGCTTCCATGGTAACTCAGCTGGCAAATAATTcccctgcaatggaggagactccagtttaattcctgggacaggaagatcccctggagaagggataggctacccactccaatattcttgagcttccctggtggctcagattgtaaagaatctgcctgcagtatgggagacctgggctcagtccttgggttgggaagatcccctggaggagggcatggcaacccattcttgtattcttgtctggagaatccccatggacagaagagcctggcaggttgcagtccatggggttgcaaagagttggacatgactgaacaactaagcacatatgcacacaaaacaaaaatattcctaaaatGACTTAAGGTaggaaaaataataaggaaatgcCTGAAGAGCAGGACTGATATATACTttaacaaaaagggaaaaaatgtatcTGCTGTATTGAAGGTGGAAGAATAAGAGTTAGGAGTAAATGGAAGTGTGAAAAATGATGCCTGTGTGAGGGTTACAGGGAGTAAAGAAGATATTGatcaatttcctactccagtggtgAATAAGCACACAGtacaaaagaaatattgaaaatattaaaaacaggatTCTGGTTAATTAGAAGATACAGTCTTACAGTGGGTAGTTTAGGATATTTGGGATACAATCTCACCTCTGCTTTTAAGTAGCTGTGCAACATAGATCTTCACATTTTACTTTTTGGGGACTCCATTTCTTTATAACATGAAGGGGTTGAACTAGATACTAAGAGCTAGCACATCGAATACTAATGTCATTTAGAAACATAGCTGTGAACATTTGGTACTCacaaaaatgttttgtttctgctattattattactgccATTTCAGATGAAAACCTGAGGCACATTAAAGCAATTTCTACAAGGTCATAAATCTAGTAGGTGACAATCTAGGCAGTCTAGCTCCATAGCCTACACACTTCTGGCCTCACTATGCTTATATTCCAGCAAATGATCCCAGAAGAAACTGATAGAGAAGTAACTGCACACAGTAATCAAATCTCAGAACTACTCAACAAAGCCTTTTAGGAGATAAATATTAACATGGGGTTTTGAAGGACTGATGAACATTAATTGTGATGGTTAAAGAAttgtgagaaaagaaaagcaattttttaTTGGTGAAGATAGAAATTTATTATGTGTGATGACTGTAGACTAGCTAAAGagtgataaaatgataaaatctgaTAAAATGACCTGAGATAGTGATTAGAACAGAGAATTCGAGATAATCACGGGGAAATAAGAGAACTAAGAACTTAAGAGGAAAATAAGACCTATAAAGGGATATGATAATTTTATTCCAATAACAAGAaggctgtcattttttttttttaaagaatgaattttcTTGTATCTTCAAAGAACAAATCAAGACCAAAGAGTGGAAGTTTTAAGGAGCCATAGTTCATCTCAGGGTAAGAAGACTGGCCAATTAAGCCATCTAGCAAGAGAACAGTCTGCTTTGTGAGGTAATAGACTCCTTATAACTGGAACTTGACTACTGTGATTGGACAACTCATATTTATGTTAAAGGTTTATAGACTTAGGTGCAGATTAGGAAAGAAGATtcctgttcagttgctcagtcgtgtctgactctttgtgaccccatgaaccgcagcacaccaggcctccctgtccattaccaactgccggagtccacccaaacccatgtccattgagtcggtgatgccatccaaccatctcatcctctgttgtccctttctcctcctgccctcaatctttcccagcatcagggtcttttcaagtgagtcactAGTGTAAAGGTTTTAGAATTATGTTATTTCTGAATCAAATCACAGGTCTCCCACAGAAAATTGTGAGGCTTTTTCTGAGAACATTATGGAGGCATCAGAGATAGAGGAAGTGGTCAAGAGAGTGAAAGTGTCAGCCCAAGAATGGGCATGCTCTGAGCATGACTTGAGCTTTAGCTAGATTCTTAATCCCAAATTACCATGCACTCATGACAAGAGAAACCCCAATATATGAGATCATTCTAAGCCCATCTCAAAGATTTCACAACTAATCATGAGCAAATAAATCTCAACACTTTGGTATATGTAAGCAAGCGGTATTTATCTCAAGTATATGAGGGACTAGAGAGATGACTTTTCAATTGTTTTTTCTAGTTCATACTTTCATAAAATTACTTTGAAGATAGGTGATTTCCAGGACTATCACTCTCATGTAGGTTAAGCAAATGGTTTAATCTTTTTGAAATTCAGTTTCCATAAACTCACAGGTTTAGATGAGATGACTTTAAGATCACCTCTTGATTTAACACATCATGTATGAAGCTTGTATGCCGATAAGaagacagagaaatggaaacaacttccaaaaatgaaaataatgtcttCAGATATTATTGAATTGGGGGTTTTCTTATCCCACTACTCCTCAAGCCTACTGCTTTCCCCTCACCCCTTGATCAATGTGCTTAACTTGTTTATTACTCATTTTATCAGATTAGTATTGTCAACTTTGTACAGAAACACAGACATGGTCTATTCCGGGGCATTCGCTTTTGTCAAATTCATTCTGTTGCCTGTTGCAGAGTGTCTGAGTCTGATTTGCAGTGACCAATGAAAAGGCAGAACCAGAGCATGATCACCGAGTTCATCCTTATAGGCTTCTCAAACCTAGGGGATCTGCAGATCCTTCTCTTCTTTATCTTCCTCCTGGTCTACCTGACCACTCTGACGGCCAATGCCACCATCATGACAGTCATTCATCTGGATCGGGCTTTGCACACCCCTATGTACTTCTTTCTCTTTGTCCTCTCCTGTTCTGAAACGTGCTACACCTTGGTCATTGTACCAAAAATGCTGACCAACCTGCTTTCCACAGCTCCAACTATTTCATTATCTGGGTGTGTGGCCCAGCTCTATTTCTTTGTGGGCTTGGCTTGTACCAACTGTTTCCTAATTGCTGTAATGGGCTATGATCGCTATGTTGCCATCTGCAACCCTCTCAACTACACACTCATTGTCAGCAGAGCCACCTGCACACAGCTGGTTTTAGCCTCAAGCTTCTGTGGTTTCCTGATCTCTGTGGTTGTCAACGTCCTGGTGTTTAGTGTACCCTTCTGTTCCTCCAATCGGAtcaaccacttcttctgtgacattTCCCCTGTCATAAAACTGGGCTGCACAGACACCAACCTGAAGGAGATGGTTATCTTCTTCCTCAGCATTCTGGTATTGCTGGTTCCCTTAGTGCTTATCTTCATCTCCTATGTCTTCATTGTTTCCACCATCCTCAAGATTTCCTCAGTAGAGGGGCAGCGTAAGACCTTCGCCACCTGTGCCTCCCACCTCACAGTGGTCATTGTCCACTATGGTTGTGCTTCCTTTATCTACTTGAGGCCCACATCCCTGTACTCCTCAGATAAGGATCGGCTTGTGGCAGTGACCTATACAGTGATTACCCCACTACTTAACCCTCTTGTCTATACACTAAGAAACAAAGAAGTAAAGACAGCTCTGAAAAAGGTTCTCAGTAGGTACTTGCTTTCCAAAACTGTATGAGTTGCTAGGTAAGGAAAATTATATTCATGAAAGTATCCAGGATAAGATGCCAATAAacatagtttttatttaaaaaagaaaacaaggaagaaggTAGTGTTATTTTTATTGGAAAGACCTTTCTGTTTGCCCTCTATTCACTGTAGAGGTTGTACCATTTGGTCTCCAGAAAGTTATGTGAATGTGGCAACTTTCAAAGACTCAATCTATGTTAttattgaacatttaaaatgtcagttttctcatAAATACTATAAATACTGCATTATTTTTCTGAGAATGCCCAGTCTGTTAATATTCTTCCTACATGGAAGGAAACAATAGAGAATGTTGTTAAAGTGTCTGAATGCTTCAGTATATTTTTTGAGGTAAAAgcaattttacaataaaaaattatagaCAAAAAGAATAATTCATTTATGGATAGATGAGGAGAGATCAAAGTTCCATGAGGCTGATGGTAAAGCAGAAAACATGGATTTGGGAATCATAAAGACCGAGGTTTGAATATTGATTTGAATCATTGTCCAGCCAAATGCCATGGGTCAGACTTGACTTCTCTCATGGTCAGTTATTCCCTATGTAACATGACATCTTTAATGCCTTCTCATTTGGACATGGTAAGAACTAAAGGAGTTAATAGATCCAAAACAATTTGGTGCTCTTCTGACAGGAAGCATTAAAAATTGCTAGTTTATTCCCACAtcccttcattttcct
Coding sequences within:
- the LOC109556706 gene encoding olfactory receptor 10T2-like encodes the protein MKRQNQSMITEFILIGFSNLGDLQILLFFIFLLVYLTTLTANATIMTVIHLDRALHTPMYFFLFVLSCSETCYTLVIVPKMLTNLLSTAPTISLSGCVAQLYFFVGLACTNCFLIAVMGYDRYVAICNPLNYTLIVSRATCTQLVLASSFCGFLISVVVNVLVFSVPFCSSNRINHFFCDISPVIKLGCTDTNLKEMVIFFLSILVLLVPLVLIFISYVFIVSTILKISSVEGQRKTFATCASHLTVVIVHYGCASFIYLRPTSLYSSDKDRLVAVTYTVITPLLNPLVYTLRNKEVKTALKKVLSRYLLSKTV